In one window of Henckelia pumila isolate YLH828 chromosome 1, ASM3356847v2, whole genome shotgun sequence DNA:
- the LOC140875281 gene encoding uncharacterized protein → MSCRSMFQIQGKQSLPVSLPKTHEQERYLRLSSSAAAAAACAFRRSKNAGISFSKDAQSFAAPANHPGLRVTSAETTLTSPSTSITNTGWEEFSERVSGEWDGFGADFTVEGKPVELPESVVPDAYREWEVEVFDWQTQCPTLAHFNHDIPYFMYKAIKLLPTVGCEADAATRYSVQERIITPPHHSAIAYQSSGCYVSVWPISDYKIKSANEVLELEHCLIDPRDKESRVRVIQVLGLNDSEVRLLNIKVFSEQWYGPFRNGDQLGGCAISNYAFATTQPLSGSKVAGSWQGVGAIATFHNTQNMIQHLGDEYSRKSIRDEGDLILLPKNLWCSIKKRENKETDCEVGWLLDQGQAITSKCTFSSAAEVKEIAIAVETATSV, encoded by the exons ATGAGCTGCCGGTCGATGTTCCAGATTCAGGGAAAGCAATCCCTTCCGGTGTCTCTACCGAAAACTCATGAGCAGGAGCGCTACTTGAGGCTTTCTTCgtccgcagcagcagcagcagcatgCGCCTTCCGCCGTTCCAAGAACGCCGGAATCTCCTTCAGCAA GGATGCACAAAGTTTTGCGGCTCCTGCCAATCACCCCGGCCTTCGAGTAACTTCTGCAGAAACAACCTTAACTAGTCCTAGTACTAGCATCACCAACACTG GTTGGGAAGAATTTTCTGAGAGAGTATCTGGAGAATGGGATGGATTTGGAGCAGATTTCACCGTGGAGGGGAAGCCTGTTGAATTGCCAGAATCGGTGGTCCCAGATGCTTACAGAGAATGGGAGGTTGAGGTTTTTGATTGGCAAACCCAATGTCCAACTCTTGCTCACTTCAATCATGACATCCCATATTTCATGTACAAAGCCATTAAGCTTCTTCCAACTGTTGGATGTGAAGCTGATGCCGCTACCAGGTACAGTGTGCAGGAAAGGATTATAACTCCACCCCATCATTCTGCTATTGCTTATCAATCTAGTGGATGTTATGTTTCTGTATGGCCCATTTCCGATTACAAGATTAAAAGTGCCAATGAAGTATTGGAGTTGGAGCATTGCTTGATTGATCCTAGGGACAAAGAGTCACGAGTGAGGGTCATTCAAGTCCTCGGATTAAATGACTCTGAGGTGAGGTTGCTGAACATAAAGGTGTTTTCTGAGCAATGGTATGGCCCCTTTAGAAATGGTGATCAACTAGGTGGATGTGCTATAAGCAATTATGCTTTCGCCACTACTCAACCCTTGAGTGGTTCAAAAGTTGCCGGGTCTTGGCAAGGCGTTGGTGCTATCGCCACATTCCATAATACTCAAAAC ATGATCCAACACCTTGGGGATGAATACTCACGCAAGTCAATTAGAGATGAAGGAGACCTCATATTACTGCCAAAAAATCTTTGGTGCTCAATCAAAAAACGAGAAAACAAGGAAACTGATTGTGAAGTTGGCTGGCTGTTGGATCAAGGACAAGCCATCACCTCAAAATGCACCTTTTCAAGTGCTGCGGAGGTCAAG GAAATCGCCATAGCAGTCGAAACTGCAACTTCCGTGTAG
- the LOC140876373 gene encoding uncharacterized protein, with protein MSSKNLLPLAFLLLLCLVLESPPVAFASLRHHLLLPHIINIQRTSDVQETSLIQKACHGVGDYESDCLSTLQSSAPHQKNDPNGLAFFTLRFVEDRAANLSYRIKAFAATPDLPPSLQSALSDCMDQYNPVDDLIEDAINAVLANVYTDAEKFMDAVMANIAACDSQIKSIIFDGMAKDVSATNAFFRNMLSAAFNILRKDN; from the exons ATGTCTTCCAAGAACTTGTTGCCATTGGCATTCCTCCTCCTCCTTTGCCTCGTCCTCGAGTCTCCTCCGGTCGCCTTCGCCTCCCTCCGCCACCACCTTCTCCTCCCCCATATCATCAATATCCAAAGAACTTCAGATGTCCAAGAAACATCTCTTATTCAAAAGGCATGCCACGGCGTAGGCGATTATGAATCCGATTGCTTATCCACCCTGCAATCCTCAGCTCCCCACCAGAAAAACGATCCCAATGGATTGGCTTTCTTCACTCTCAG GTTCGTAGAAGATCGTGCAGCCAATCTCTCATACAGAATAAAAGCATTCGCAGCAACCCCGGATCTTCCCCCGAGTCTCCAATCCGCCTTGAGCGACTGCATGGATCAGTACAACCCGGTGGACGATCTGATAGAGGACGCTATCAATGCGGTGCTAGCGAACGTGTATACGGATGCTGAGAAGTTCATGGATGCCGTGATGGCCAACATCGCGGCATGCGATTCTCAGATAAAATCCATCATTTTCGACGGAATGGCCAAGGATGTGAGTGCTACCAATGCTTTCTTTAGGAACATGCTGTCTGCTGCTTTCAACATCCTCAGGAAAGATAATTGA
- the LOC140891406 gene encoding E3 ubiquitin-protein ligase MIEL1, giving the protein MLMEGASKDRLTFGKMGYGCKHYRRRCKIRAPCCNEVYDCRHCHNEAAGMLRNLFDRHEIVRYDVKQVICSVCDTEQPVARVCTNCGVNMGEYFCKVCKFYDDDIDKGLFHCDECGICRIGGRENYFHCNKCGSCYSVSLRNNHSCVENSMRHHCPICYEYLFDSLKDTAVMKCGHTMHCECYLEMIKREKYCCPICSRSIMDMSRAWEMIDEEIEATVMPDEYRQKKVWILCNDCNDTTEVYFHIIGQKCSHCGSYNTRTIAPPVLPQ; this is encoded by the exons ATGCTTATGGAAGGCGCCTCCAAAGATCGCCTTACTTTTGGGAAGATGGGTTATGG ATGCAAGCATTATAGACGAAGATGCAAGATTCGAGCTCCGTGCTGTAACGAGGTCTATGATTGCCGCCACTGTCACAATGAAGCAGCG GGTATGCTGCGTAATTTGTTTGATCGCCATGAAATAGTCCGGTACGATGTGAAGCAA GTGATTTGTTCTGTTTGCGACACAGAGCAGCCG GTTGCACGTGTTTGTACAAATTGTGGCGTGAACATGGGAGAATATTTTTGCAAAGTGTGCAAattttatgatgatgat ATAGACAAAGGACTGTTTCATTGTGATGAGTGTGGGATTTGCAG AATTGGAGGCCGCGAGAACTACTTTCACTGCAACAAGTGTG GGTCGTGTTATTCGGTTAGTTTACGTAACAATCATTCGTGTGTGGAGAACTCCATGAGGCATCATTGTCCGATATGCTACGAG TATCTATTCGACTCTTTGAAAGACACGGCTGTCATGAAATGTGGACACACGATGCACTGTGAATGTTACCTTGAGATGATAAAGCGTGAGAA GTACTGCTGCCCAATATGCTCGAGATCGATCATGGACATGTCCCGAGCATGGGAGATGATAGATGAGGAG ATTGAAGCAACTGTCATGCCAGATGAATACAGACAGAAGAAG GTTTGGATTCTTTGTAACGACTGCAACGACACAACCGAGGTTTACTTCCACATAATCGGCCAGAAATGCAGCCATTGTGGGTCATACAACACGCGCACAATCGCGCCTCCAGTTCTCCCACAGTGA